Below is a window of Lacibacter sp. H407 DNA.
TGCTGATGAGGCTGTACTAAACCAACCGATTGTGCCGCAACAAACAACCAAGCAACGCCACCCCGCCACATGGATTCCAAGTACCTGGTTTGCAATGGGTTTACCTTTTGTTGCGCTGGCTACTGCTACATCGATCATGTATAAGAATATGGGCATTTCCGATGGCAAGATCGCTTTCTGGACCTCGCTCATCATGTTGCCATGGACCATCAAACCACTTTGGGGGCCTTTCCTGGAGATGTTTAAAACAAAGAAGTTTTTTGTGTATTCAACACAGATCACCACTGGTGCATTGTTTGGCCTCGCTGCCTTATCGTTACATGCCGATTATTTTTTCAGCATTTCGATCACCGTTTTTTTCATCATCGCCATCAGCGGATCAACGCATGATACGGCTGCCGATGGTGTTTATTTAAATGAACTTACACCAAAAGTGCAGGCACAGTATGTTGGCTGGCAAGGTGCGTTCTATAATATTGCCAAAGTATTTTCAGGTGGCTTATTGGTTTATCTCGCAGGCGAATTAGAAAAATCAAATGGCGTTGTTAATGCATGGACGGTAGTATTGCTGATGTATGCTGTTGTGATGATCCTCCTTGGCATTTATAACAAAGCGATGTTGCCGCAGGGAGGCAAGTCGGCTGAAGTGCATTCTGTAAAAGAAGGATTTGCTACGTTGAAAGATGTGATCATTACATTTTTTCAAAAGAAAAATATTTGGTACAGCTTATGTTTTATTGTGCTGTATCGTTTTGCAGAGGGACAAGCTATTAAGATCACGCCATTGTTTTTTAAAGCAGCACGAGCCGATGGTGGATTAGGATTATCAACATCGCAGGTAGGTGTATTATATGGTGTGTTTGGTGCCATTGCATTTGTGTTAGGTTCCATAGCGGCCGGTTATTTTGTATCGAACAAAGGTTTAACACGCCGCACATTGCTGATCCTTTGCGCTTTTTTTAATATACCATTTGCTGCCTATGCTTATCTCGCCATTACACTGCCGGTGAATGTGTACATCATCGGTTCGGCTGTTGCCATTGAGTATTTTGGATATGGGTTTGGTTTTGTTGGATTGATTTTATTCATCATGCAGCAGATTGCTCCCGGCAAATACAAAATGGCGCATTATGCATTTGGCAGTGGCTTGATGAGTCTTGGTTTTTTACTCCCTTCAATGGTGAGTGGTTATGTGAGCGACTGGCTGGGTTATAAAGAATTTTTCATCTGGGTATTAGTTTCAACCATACCGGCTTTTCTTGTTACATGGCTGGTGCCGTTGCAGAAATTTGAAGAGGAAACGAAAGCAGAACAAGTGACAACTTAATTACAAGATAATGCACAAACGAAGTTTATGGATGTTGTTGTTTGTTGTAT
It encodes the following:
- a CDS encoding MFS transporter, whose product is MPQQTTKQRHPATWIPSTWFAMGLPFVALATATSIMYKNMGISDGKIAFWTSLIMLPWTIKPLWGPFLEMFKTKKFFVYSTQITTGALFGLAALSLHADYFFSISITVFFIIAISGSTHDTAADGVYLNELTPKVQAQYVGWQGAFYNIAKVFSGGLLVYLAGELEKSNGVVNAWTVVLLMYAVVMILLGIYNKAMLPQGGKSAEVHSVKEGFATLKDVIITFFQKKNIWYSLCFIVLYRFAEGQAIKITPLFFKAARADGGLGLSTSQVGVLYGVFGAIAFVLGSIAAGYFVSNKGLTRRTLLILCAFFNIPFAAYAYLAITLPVNVYIIGSAVAIEYFGYGFGFVGLILFIMQQIAPGKYKMAHYAFGSGLMSLGFLLPSMVSGYVSDWLGYKEFFIWVLVSTIPAFLVTWLVPLQKFEEETKAEQVTT